One window of the Klebsiella oxytoca genome contains the following:
- the narL gene encoding two-component system response regulator NarL — MSQQERATILLIDDHPMLRTGVKQLVSMASDIQVIGEASNGEQGIAMAESLDPDLILLDLNMPGMNGLETLDKLREKSLSGRVVVFSVSNHEEDVVTALKRGADGYLLKDMEPEDLLKALQQAAAGEMVLSEALTPVLAASLRANRATSDRDISQLTPRERDILKLIAQGLPNKMIARRLDITESTVKVHVKHMLKKMKLKSRVEAAVWVHQERVF; from the coding sequence CGCACCGGCGTCAAACAGCTGGTCAGCATGGCATCGGATATCCAGGTCATCGGCGAAGCCAGCAACGGCGAGCAGGGTATCGCCATGGCGGAATCCTTAGATCCGGACTTAATTCTGCTGGATCTCAATATGCCGGGTATGAACGGCCTGGAAACCCTCGACAAGCTGCGCGAGAAGTCGCTTTCCGGGCGCGTGGTGGTGTTCAGCGTCTCCAATCATGAAGAGGATGTGGTTACCGCCCTGAAACGCGGCGCCGATGGCTATCTGTTGAAGGATATGGAGCCGGAAGATCTGCTGAAAGCGCTGCAGCAGGCGGCGGCTGGCGAGATGGTCCTCAGCGAAGCGTTAACTCCGGTGCTGGCGGCCAGCCTGCGCGCCAACCGCGCCACCTCCGACCGCGACATCAGCCAGCTGACCCCGCGTGAGAGAGATATTCTCAAGCTGATTGCCCAGGGCCTGCCGAACAAAATGATCGCCCGCCGTCTGGATATCACCGAAAGCACCGTCAAAGTGCACGTCAAGCATATGCTGAAAAAAATGAAGCTAAAATCACGGGTGGAGGCGGCAGTCTGGGTCCATCAGGAACGCGTATTCTAA